The following proteins are encoded in a genomic region of Mustela erminea isolate mMusErm1 chromosome 3, mMusErm1.Pri, whole genome shotgun sequence:
- the SPDL1 gene encoding protein Spindly isoform X1, producing the protein MEADIIADLRCKLKEVEEERLKAAQYGLQLVESQNELQNQLDKCRNEMMTMTENYEQEKYTLQREVELKSRMLESLSSECEAIKQQQKTHLEQLKEQLSRSHGQEVNELKNKLEKLKAELDEARLSEKQLKHKVDHQKELLSCKSEEMRIISERVHESMSSEMLALQIELTEMESMKTALKEEVNELQYRQEQLELLSTNLMRQVERLKEEKEEREKEAVSYYNALEKARVANQDLQVQLDQALQQALDPNSKGNSLFAEVEDRRAAMERQFISMKVKYQSLKKQNAFNREQMQRMKLQIATLLQMKGSQTEFEQQERLLAMLEQKNGEIKHLLGEIRNLEKFKSLYESTESKLSANSGAPEDNTYYTDLLQMKLDNLNKENESTKGELSIQRMKALFESQRALDIERKLFANERCLQVSQSENMKLRAKLDELKLKYEPEEKIEVPVPKKRREVLPVDIITPNNVCTKSAVGEEVYKLPPQKEEVQCCPSISEVNLQLEKTVSINTPGINLSPHKSLPMDIQPKKEKKCVKLIGVSADSEALSERSGNTPNSPRSVSSFLQGNQQASPSLLYRCMNCAICVFIYFLSIACSIIPQFHLPTFNFSKTLRKTKMITKGKDS; encoded by the exons atggaggcAGATATAATAGCAGATCTTCGATGCAAGCTCAAAGAGGTCGAAGAAGAGCGACTTAAAGCTGCACAGTATGGCTTACAACTAGTGGAGAGCCAAAATGAGTTGCAGAATCAGTTGGATAAATGTCGTAATGAAATGATGACCATGACTGAG AATtatgaacaagaaaaatatactcTTCAGAGAGAAGTTGAGCTTAAGAGTCGGATGTTAGAAAGTTTGAGCTCTGAATGTGAAgctattaaacaacaacaaaaaacacacctGGAGCAACTGAAAGAACAACTGAGCAGAAGCCATGGACAAGaagtaaatgaactaaaaaataag ttagaaaaactgaaagctgaaTTAGATGAAGCTAGGCTTAGTGAAAAGCAATTGAAGCACAAAGTAGATCATCAGAAAGAACTCCTTTCATGTAAATCAGAGGAAATGCGAATAATATCTGAGCGTGTACATGAAAGCATGTCTTCAGAGATGCTAGCTCTTCAAATTGAACTGACTGAAATGGAAAGTATGAAG ACCGCCCTCAAAGAAGAAGTGAATGAACTACAATATAGACAAGAACAACTAGAACTTCTTAGTACTAATTTAATGCGCCAGGTAGAAcgacttaaagaagaaaaagaggagcgAGAGAAAGAAGCAGTTTCTTACTATAATGCTTTAGAG AAAGCTCGTGTAGCAAATCAAGATCTTCAGGTGCAATTAGACCAGGCACTCCAGCAAGCCTTGGACCCCAATAGTAAGGGCAACTCTTTGTTTGCAGAG GTGGAAGATCGAAGGGCAGCAATGGAACGTCAGTTTATCAGTATGAAAGTCAAGTATCAGTCACTAAAGAAGCAAAATGCATTTAACAGAGAACAGATGCAAAGAATGAAG ttacaAATCgccacattgctgcaaatgaaAGGGTCTCAAACTGAATTTGAGCAGCAGGAACGGTTGCTTGCTATGCTAGAGCAGAAGAATGGTGAAATTAAACACCTCTTAGGTGAAATTAGAAATCTGGAGAAATTTAAG AGCTTATATGAAAGTACGGAATCTAAGCTTTCTGCCAACTCTGGAGCTCCGGAAGATAACACCTATTACACAGATTTACTTCAGATGAAGCTTGACAACTTAAA caaagaaaatgaaagcactaaagGTGAATTGTCCATACAACGAATGAAAGCATTATTTGAGAGCCAACGGGCTTTAGATATTGAGAGAAAACTTTTTGCAAATGAAAGATGCCTCCAGGTCTCCCAAAGTGAAAATATGAAACTGAGAGCTAAACTAGATGAGCTAAAACTGAAGTATGAACCTGAAG AGAAAATCGAAGTGCCTGTACCCAAAAAGAGGCGGGAAGTCCTGCCTGTGGATATAATCACCCCTAACAATGTATGTACCAAAAGTGCTGTTGGGGAAGAAGTTTATAAATTACCACCTCAGAAAGAGGAGGTCCAGTGCTGTCCCAGCATTTCTGAAGTTAACTTGCAGTTAGAAAAGACAGTTTCTATAAATACACCAGGAATCAATCTCTCTCCTCACAAAAGTCTGCCCATGGACATTCagccaaagaaggaaaagaaatgtgtgaAACTTATAGGAGTTTCAGCTGACTCTGAAGCCTTAAGTGAAAGAAGTGGAAACACCCCAAATTCTCCCAGGTCAGTGTCCTCTTTTCTTCAGGGCAACCAGCAGGCCTCTCCATCTCTTCTCTATCGCTGCATGAACTGTGCTATCTGTGTCTTTATCTATTTTCTTAGTATTGCATGTAGTATAATTCCACAGTTTCATCTGCCTACTTTCAACTTTtctaaaaccttaagaaaaactaaaatgataACAAAGGGAAAGGATTCCTGA
- the SPDL1 gene encoding protein Spindly isoform X2, with the protein MEADIIADLRCKLKEVEEERLKAAQYGLQLVESQNELQNQLDKCRNEMMTMTENYEQEKYTLQREVELKSRMLESLSSECEAIKQQQKTHLEQLKEQLSRSHGQEVNELKNKLEKLKAELDEARLSEKQLKHKVDHQKELLSCKSEEMRIISERVHESMSSEMLALQIELTEMESMKTALKEEVNELQYRQEQLELLSTNLMRQVERLKEEKEEREKEAVSYYNALEKARVANQDLQVQLDQALQQALDPNSKGNSLFAEVEDRRAAMERQFISMKVKYQSLKKQNAFNREQMQRMKLQIATLLQMKGSQTEFEQQERLLAMLEQKNGEIKHLLGEIRNLEKFKSLYESTESKLSANSGAPEDNTYYTDLLQMKLDNLNKENESTKGELSIQRMKALFESQRALDIERKLFANERCLQVSQSENMKLRAKLDELKLKYEPEEKIEVPVPKKRREVLPVDIITPNNVCTKSAVGEEVYKLPPQKEEVQCCPSISEVNLQLEKTVSINTPGINLSPHKSLPMDIQPKKEKKCVKLIGVSADSEALSERSGNTPNSPRLAAESRLQTEVKEGKETASKLEKETCKKSHPILYVSSKSTPETQCPQQ; encoded by the exons atggaggcAGATATAATAGCAGATCTTCGATGCAAGCTCAAAGAGGTCGAAGAAGAGCGACTTAAAGCTGCACAGTATGGCTTACAACTAGTGGAGAGCCAAAATGAGTTGCAGAATCAGTTGGATAAATGTCGTAATGAAATGATGACCATGACTGAG AATtatgaacaagaaaaatatactcTTCAGAGAGAAGTTGAGCTTAAGAGTCGGATGTTAGAAAGTTTGAGCTCTGAATGTGAAgctattaaacaacaacaaaaaacacacctGGAGCAACTGAAAGAACAACTGAGCAGAAGCCATGGACAAGaagtaaatgaactaaaaaataag ttagaaaaactgaaagctgaaTTAGATGAAGCTAGGCTTAGTGAAAAGCAATTGAAGCACAAAGTAGATCATCAGAAAGAACTCCTTTCATGTAAATCAGAGGAAATGCGAATAATATCTGAGCGTGTACATGAAAGCATGTCTTCAGAGATGCTAGCTCTTCAAATTGAACTGACTGAAATGGAAAGTATGAAG ACCGCCCTCAAAGAAGAAGTGAATGAACTACAATATAGACAAGAACAACTAGAACTTCTTAGTACTAATTTAATGCGCCAGGTAGAAcgacttaaagaagaaaaagaggagcgAGAGAAAGAAGCAGTTTCTTACTATAATGCTTTAGAG AAAGCTCGTGTAGCAAATCAAGATCTTCAGGTGCAATTAGACCAGGCACTCCAGCAAGCCTTGGACCCCAATAGTAAGGGCAACTCTTTGTTTGCAGAG GTGGAAGATCGAAGGGCAGCAATGGAACGTCAGTTTATCAGTATGAAAGTCAAGTATCAGTCACTAAAGAAGCAAAATGCATTTAACAGAGAACAGATGCAAAGAATGAAG ttacaAATCgccacattgctgcaaatgaaAGGGTCTCAAACTGAATTTGAGCAGCAGGAACGGTTGCTTGCTATGCTAGAGCAGAAGAATGGTGAAATTAAACACCTCTTAGGTGAAATTAGAAATCTGGAGAAATTTAAG AGCTTATATGAAAGTACGGAATCTAAGCTTTCTGCCAACTCTGGAGCTCCGGAAGATAACACCTATTACACAGATTTACTTCAGATGAAGCTTGACAACTTAAA caaagaaaatgaaagcactaaagGTGAATTGTCCATACAACGAATGAAAGCATTATTTGAGAGCCAACGGGCTTTAGATATTGAGAGAAAACTTTTTGCAAATGAAAGATGCCTCCAGGTCTCCCAAAGTGAAAATATGAAACTGAGAGCTAAACTAGATGAGCTAAAACTGAAGTATGAACCTGAAG AGAAAATCGAAGTGCCTGTACCCAAAAAGAGGCGGGAAGTCCTGCCTGTGGATATAATCACCCCTAACAATGTATGTACCAAAAGTGCTGTTGGGGAAGAAGTTTATAAATTACCACCTCAGAAAGAGGAGGTCCAGTGCTGTCCCAGCATTTCTGAAGTTAACTTGCAGTTAGAAAAGACAGTTTCTATAAATACACCAGGAATCAATCTCTCTCCTCACAAAAGTCTGCCCATGGACATTCagccaaagaaggaaaagaaatgtgtgaAACTTATAGGAGTTTCAGCTGACTCTGAAGCCTTAAGTGAAAGAAGTGGAAACACCCCAAATTCTCCCAG GTTAGCTGCTGAATCAAGGCTTCAAACAGAAGttaaagaagggaaagaaactgcAAGCAAATTGGAAAAGGAAACTTGTAAGAAATCACACCCTATTTTATACGTGTCTTCCAAATCAACTCCAGAGACCCAGTGCCCTCAGCAGTAA
- the SPDL1 gene encoding protein Spindly isoform X3, whose translation MEADIIADLRCKLKEVEEERLKAAQYGLQLVESQNELQNQLDKCRNEMMTMTENYEQEKYTLQREVELKSRMLESLSSECEAIKQQQKTHLEQLKEQLSRSHGQELEKLKAELDEARLSEKQLKHKVDHQKELLSCKSEEMRIISERVHESMSSEMLALQIELTEMESMKTALKEEVNELQYRQEQLELLSTNLMRQVERLKEEKEEREKEAVSYYNALEKARVANQDLQVQLDQALQQALDPNSKGNSLFAEVEDRRAAMERQFISMKVKYQSLKKQNAFNREQMQRMKLQIATLLQMKGSQTEFEQQERLLAMLEQKNGEIKHLLGEIRNLEKFKSLYESTESKLSANSGAPEDNTYYTDLLQMKLDNLNKENESTKGELSIQRMKALFESQRALDIERKLFANERCLQVSQSENMKLRAKLDELKLKYEPEEKIEVPVPKKRREVLPVDIITPNNVCTKSAVGEEVYKLPPQKEEVQCCPSISEVNLQLEKTVSINTPGINLSPHKSLPMDIQPKKEKKCVKLIGVSADSEALSERSGNTPNSPRLAAESRLQTEVKEGKETASKLEKETCKKSHPILYVSSKSTPETQCPQQ comes from the exons atggaggcAGATATAATAGCAGATCTTCGATGCAAGCTCAAAGAGGTCGAAGAAGAGCGACTTAAAGCTGCACAGTATGGCTTACAACTAGTGGAGAGCCAAAATGAGTTGCAGAATCAGTTGGATAAATGTCGTAATGAAATGATGACCATGACTGAG AATtatgaacaagaaaaatatactcTTCAGAGAGAAGTTGAGCTTAAGAGTCGGATGTTAGAAAGTTTGAGCTCTGAATGTGAAgctattaaacaacaacaaaaaacacacctGGAGCAACTGAAAGAACAACTGAGCAGAAGCCATGGACAAGaa ttagaaaaactgaaagctgaaTTAGATGAAGCTAGGCTTAGTGAAAAGCAATTGAAGCACAAAGTAGATCATCAGAAAGAACTCCTTTCATGTAAATCAGAGGAAATGCGAATAATATCTGAGCGTGTACATGAAAGCATGTCTTCAGAGATGCTAGCTCTTCAAATTGAACTGACTGAAATGGAAAGTATGAAG ACCGCCCTCAAAGAAGAAGTGAATGAACTACAATATAGACAAGAACAACTAGAACTTCTTAGTACTAATTTAATGCGCCAGGTAGAAcgacttaaagaagaaaaagaggagcgAGAGAAAGAAGCAGTTTCTTACTATAATGCTTTAGAG AAAGCTCGTGTAGCAAATCAAGATCTTCAGGTGCAATTAGACCAGGCACTCCAGCAAGCCTTGGACCCCAATAGTAAGGGCAACTCTTTGTTTGCAGAG GTGGAAGATCGAAGGGCAGCAATGGAACGTCAGTTTATCAGTATGAAAGTCAAGTATCAGTCACTAAAGAAGCAAAATGCATTTAACAGAGAACAGATGCAAAGAATGAAG ttacaAATCgccacattgctgcaaatgaaAGGGTCTCAAACTGAATTTGAGCAGCAGGAACGGTTGCTTGCTATGCTAGAGCAGAAGAATGGTGAAATTAAACACCTCTTAGGTGAAATTAGAAATCTGGAGAAATTTAAG AGCTTATATGAAAGTACGGAATCTAAGCTTTCTGCCAACTCTGGAGCTCCGGAAGATAACACCTATTACACAGATTTACTTCAGATGAAGCTTGACAACTTAAA caaagaaaatgaaagcactaaagGTGAATTGTCCATACAACGAATGAAAGCATTATTTGAGAGCCAACGGGCTTTAGATATTGAGAGAAAACTTTTTGCAAATGAAAGATGCCTCCAGGTCTCCCAAAGTGAAAATATGAAACTGAGAGCTAAACTAGATGAGCTAAAACTGAAGTATGAACCTGAAG AGAAAATCGAAGTGCCTGTACCCAAAAAGAGGCGGGAAGTCCTGCCTGTGGATATAATCACCCCTAACAATGTATGTACCAAAAGTGCTGTTGGGGAAGAAGTTTATAAATTACCACCTCAGAAAGAGGAGGTCCAGTGCTGTCCCAGCATTTCTGAAGTTAACTTGCAGTTAGAAAAGACAGTTTCTATAAATACACCAGGAATCAATCTCTCTCCTCACAAAAGTCTGCCCATGGACATTCagccaaagaaggaaaagaaatgtgtgaAACTTATAGGAGTTTCAGCTGACTCTGAAGCCTTAAGTGAAAGAAGTGGAAACACCCCAAATTCTCCCAG GTTAGCTGCTGAATCAAGGCTTCAAACAGAAGttaaagaagggaaagaaactgcAAGCAAATTGGAAAAGGAAACTTGTAAGAAATCACACCCTATTTTATACGTGTCTTCCAAATCAACTCCAGAGACCCAGTGCCCTCAGCAGTAA